AACGCGGCCTTTTCGGTTACTGCCTCAGGAACAGGAGATGCAGCTGTTTTTACCGCTACCGCTAGCGGAGTTGCCGCTACTGGCGCTCCTGGAAGGGCCCGGATAGCCGATATTACTCTTACCATGAATCATGCGGGAGTGACCACTGGTCCTTAATCAGAACACCAGTGCTCTGGTGCACTGGTGCACTGGTGCACTGGTGCACTGGTGCTCTGGTGCACTGGTGCTCCGTCCCGAGCACAGAGAGGGATTGTCTTGAAAAAAGCCTTTACACTCATAGAGGTCATGCTCAGCATCCTTATTTTAGCCATAGTGATAATAGGGGGTGCTTTCTTTTTTATTCACGGGCCATCTCAGATCAGGGTAAGCAAACGTGAACGGTTAGCACTGGAATTAGCAGAAGAGAAGATAGAAGTGTCCAGAGTCCGAGGATTTTCCGGTCTTGTCAATGAGAGTGAAAGCGGGCTGGCACTGGGGAGAGGTTTTACCGCCACTCGTCTGACAGTTGTGGCCGGAATAGATGAAGATAGAGATGGAATAATTGACTATAAGAATGTAACGGTCACTGTTTCCTGGATGGAAAGGGGCACTCCCCGGGAAGTGAACTTGACCACTCTGATTACCTCCAGATAATATCTCTCGGCACCAGGGCACCAGAGCACCAGAGCACCAGAACACCAGTGTATTTAAACCTGTTTAAACCCCTTTTTTTTCATTTCTTTTACGGCAAGCCCTACATCCTGTGCCCTGTTTTTAGGCACAACAAGTACGGCATCCTTGCATACAACAATTGCGGTGTTTTTCAGTCCTATGGCACATACAGCCATCTTTTCTTGCCCCGGTTCATTATATATAATGCTGTTTTGGACATCTATCAATATATTGTTTCCAACATTAATGTTCCTGTTCTTTGTCAATCTATGCAGGTCCTCAATTACATCCCAGGCGCCCAAGTCATTCCATCCAAAATTACCTTTAACCATCATTATATGTCTTGCTTTTTCAAGCAGTGAGTAGTCTATTGAAATATCGGCAATTTTGTAAAAGAGTTCTTTAAAAAGTCTTGTGTTGTTTTTAAGTATTACATCTGCTATTTTCAGTGTCATTTTGTGCAGTGCCGGGCTTGCCCATTCTAATTCCGTAAGAAAAGTTTTTACACTGAAAAAAAACATTCCGCTATTCCAGAAAAATCTTCCCGACCTTATAAATCTTTTTGCTTGTATTTTAGATGGCTTTTCCCTGAATTTTACAACCCAGTATATACTCTCTTTTTTAGACCTTAAATTTTTACCCCCAACCGCCTGAGCAGGCATAACAAAAGGAACCGAATTTTTTGGTATCTCTATGTATCCATATCCTGTTTCAGGTCTATGGGGTAAAATACCGATGGTAGTAATTATTGGGTATCTTTCCGCCACCTCATATGCGGTTTTTATTGTGTTGATGAAATTTTTTTGACCTACAATGATATGGTCTGATGGAAATGCACCAATAACTATTTTTTCAGAGTCCTTATATCTTGCTAATGCGAGTGCTGATGCATATATAAGACATCCGGTGGTATTTCTTTTATACGGTTCTGCAAGTATATTTCGGTGAGGAATTTTTAAGTCCACCAGTATACGAGACAGGGGTTTGGACAGTTGTTTTGAGGTTATTACAAAAGTATCTTCTTTCGGGATTATACCACTAAACCTTTCTATGGTTTGTTCTAATAATATCTTTTTTCCGCCTGAAAGGTCTAAAAGTTGTTTTGGCTTTTTTATTCTTGATAATGGCCAAAATCTTTCTCCGCTTCCTCCTGCCATAATTATGCAGATATATTTTGTGTCATTCATATACTCCTTTTCTTTATTTTAAGGCTTACTGAAAAATTTATGGTTCAATGTAATAAACTATGGGTAATATAAATTCCCCTTTTGATAAAAGGGGTGGCAGACCAAAGGTCTGACGGGGTATTTAATCCCTTTCTCTAAAAGGAATACCTACAAAGCCTACGGAGATATTGAATACCCCGTCTGCTAACGCAGACACCCCTTTTTCTAAAAAGGGGAATAAATATATATACTTCTTGCCTTTTTATGTATCTCTACTTACCCACACTTTCGCGCATTGAGCCAAATTTATATCTGTCATCCAAATTTTTAGCATTTTTCAGTAAGCCCTATTTTATCTTCATTCCTGATATTGTTATTGCATTTTCTTTTTTTCCTGAAAATATTGATACCTGTTTTTGTATGATATCAAACAGTCCCGATAGCGGCATTGTCCTTCCGTATTCAATAAGTGATTTTAGTTGCGCTTCTTCTAATGGCTCTTCTTTTTCATTTTTTATGTTTACCAGGTCTTCGTTGTAAAGTACAATTACATCTGATTTTGAAAGAAGAATTGTATTTTCTCCTGCTGGTGCTTCAATTTTTTTACCAAGAGGAGGACAGTTAGGCGATAATTTTTTAATGGATAGTTTGCTTGCAAGTATTGCACCCTGAAACCCTGCATTTGTATATGTGAAGAGGTTGTTGTCAGGGTTGTAGATTCCCAAAAACAGTTTTACATTGCCTGTTGTAAATCTTTGTAGGTTTCTAATAATAGCAGAAGGCGAGCTTTCATAATTTGCTATTATTCTTATTTTTTCTTTTATATCAACAAGGGAAGTGGATATGTCTACTGTTCGTTTTTTATTATCCATTATATCAACAAAAACAATGCACAGGTTTTCCTGTTCAGGGTTTGCTTGGTCCTGTATTTTGAAATAGTCATAAAGTTCTTTAAAACCAGAGGTCTGTTCAGGTATTATACATAGCCCTGATGTTTCTGCTGATGCTGTGATCATACTTATACCTGGAAGGGCGCTTATTTTAATATGCTGTGCTATCTCAATTTCATTTTCAACGGAACTTGTTTTTGCAGTTGTTTCTTTTATATCGTTTATATATTTTTTAAGTGCCTCAACCATATGGTTGAATTTTTTAAAGATTTGGTTTGTTTGGGTATCTGTGGCAACTGTTCTTATAGGGGTATCAAGATTCCCCTTTGACAAATTTTCTATACCTGTTGAAAAAATATTCATACCGTTTTCAATTTTATTTGAAACAATACCTGCAAACAATAATCCCACAAACAGACTTAATAGAGCAACAACAGTGAACGGCATTTTTAGTAAGGTAATCGGCAGGTATATAGTGTCAAGAGGACTTGATACAAAAACCCACCATACAATCTCATTTGATATGTATATCGGAGCATACCCGCTGAGTTGTTTTTTCCCTGAAATTGTGAACTCTGCTATTCCTTTTTGTTGTTCCCTTTTTTGTCCTTGCAATATATGGTTAATGGCAGGGATGTTTTTCCAGTTATGTTGTTCAATAACAAAACTATTTTCAGGATGTGCCATTATTGTCCCATTATTGTCAATGATAAAGGCAAACCTGTCTATGGTTGCAGATTCTTTTGCTATTCTGTTTATTTCAGATAGGCTTAATGTTCCAGACAAAACAGCTTGTAAGTTTTCATTCTCGTCAATTATTGCAGATGTAATTATCAGTACCTGTTCTTTTGAAATATTTGAGGTAAAAGGCTTGCTTATAGAGTTGTAGATTTTTTTTGAAGAAAGTGTTTTTATATTCCGGAAATAGGGTTGGTAAGAAAAGTCAAAACCTTCTTCGAACTTTTCTTCTCCTGAATAGGCTCTTATAATGCCGTGCCTATCTAAAAGCACAATAGATTCAAATACAGGATACCTTTGTCTGAATGTATCAGCCAGTTCTTTTTCATCAATAAGTGTATGTTTTTCATAGATGAGTTTTGACAATGCCCGCAATGTTTTACCGGCACTTGAAATGTAGATTTCTGTTTTTTCAGCTATGTTTGATGCAAGAAGTTTATATGTATCTCCCCATCTTTTTTTTTCCTGTACCCTTAATCTATAAAATGCAAAACAACCGAGGATGGTAACAGGTAAAAGCGAGATGACCAAAAAAATTAGTATAATCTTTGTTTTTATGCTGTATACCTTCACTTTTTATCCTCACAGGGACAGAAACTCTCCATCTTTAATTTTTATGATTGTCATATCTCTTATTATAGAACCGCTGCTATCAAATGTTATAGTTCCTGATACACCTTTAAGTTCTTTTGCACCTGAGATTACACTTGCAATTTTTTGCCTTTCAAAATTAGATTTTTTTGCAGCCTCAAGAATAATTTTTGCACTTTCATATCCTGCTATGGCATACTGGTTTGGCGGTTCAGAAAACCTATTATTATATCTTTTGATAAAATCTGTACCAGACGGTGTCTGTTGATATGATGTCCCGATAAATTTTATACCATTTACATTTTCACCGCCGTTATATATAAATTTATTATTGTGTAGCCTGTCCCATGTAAGTATCGGTATATTAAGATTTTTTATCTTTTGGCAGAATATTGAGGATTCATAAACAGAACCTAATAAAACAATACACTCTGCCTGTTTTAAGACGGGAATATATTTTTGAAAATCTTCATCCACATTTATTTTTCGGACAGAAATCATCTTTGAGCCCCAGACCTGAACAGCTGAGGAAAACTCCTCAGCAAATCTTTTTGCCTCATATATTGTAGACGGGTGTGTGCGAGTAACGACGGGGATCACTGATATATAGGATTTCAAAGAAAGGGCTTTACATCCTAATTCGGCGAGTTTTGCAGCTTGCAGTGCGTCTGAATTAAATATTCTAAAAATCATTCTACCCGATCCCTGATGTGTTAAAGGAGTTTTTGTAAAAGTAATACAGGGGATGTTTCTTCTATCTATGAGATCCAATTGAGGAGAAATTAAATGTAGCCCGCCTATGATGGAAAAAACTTCTTTTTTATCAAAATATTCTATTATATCCTCAAATTCTTTTGTATCAGAGTGTTCATTTTTAAGGATAATATTTATCTTTCGTCCTCTGATGTTGCCGGAATAATTAGCCTCTTCAACTGCAAGCAATACACCATTTCTGATAGATATACCTGCCTCTCCTGGTATAGGGACAATAAGCCCAAGATATGCATTTTGTTTTGAACAGCCGGTGAAAAACATACCCAGAACCAGAGGTATAATTATAAGTAATTGATTTCTCATTTAGTTTCCACTTATCAGTAAGACGGCTTTTTAATGGCTTCTTTTTCTGCTGGCTAGAACATAATTTTAATCGCCTCATTAAATTTAAAATATTTTATATCTTTTGGTTTTCTGTCATGTTGCTTTGTATTGCCGCCTGTCCGTTTTATAAGAAAAAATATAACTTTTTTAAGGTATTTCTGTTTATCTGTATTAAAAAACCAGTATTCTATTGTGTCTACTTTTTTCTCTATTATAAGGAAAGACCCGTTTCCTCTTTCACTTCTCTTAAAGCAGACTGTTCAGGGGTTTCTTCTTTTTCGGGTTTTCCTTTTGGCAGGCACCATACATCTTTTTTCTTGAAATCCTTCATACCAGGATAAAATGGATATCACCGCCATTTTTATATATCACACCGCCATATGAGTGCTCATATTTCACTTTCTTTAATAAACTCCTGCACTTATTTTTTTGACAATTTCTACATCCTTTGATATTGCCTTTATAAGCGCCTTCTCGTTTTTATATTTTTTTTGTTTTCTTATAAAATCAATCGGAATAATCTCAATTGTTTTACCATATAATTTTTTTTTAATATTAAATATATGTGCCTCAACCTCTATTTTTTTGGATTTGGCAAAGGTTGGTCTTGTTCCGATACTTAAAACCGCATAAAATGCCCTGCTCTGAGTCTTGTATATTGGCAGATTGTAATATTTATTAGATGACTTTTTTATTTCCGGCATGCACCTTACCATAGCACTATATACACCCTGTGGCGGTAAAATCTCATTATGAATATTTATGTTTGCGGTTGGGAAGCCCAATTTTTTCCCCATGCCATACCTGTGCCCTACATCTCCCATAATTGAAAACCTTCTACCAAGAAGAGAGTCTGCTTTTTTCAAGAAACCTGATTTTATAAGGTTCCTTATAGCAGAACTTCTACAGTTTTCCCCGCAAACCTTAACAGGTTTTATACCAATAACATCAAAATTTAATTTTTTTCCAAATCTTTTTAAAGTTTTTATATCTCCTTTTGTATTTTTACCGAATTTCCAGTCTGTCCCCACAACAACTATTTTGGCTTTAATTTTATTATTAAAAATATCTCTTATAAAATCTTCTGCTTTTTTATTACAAAGTTTTTCAGTAAATTTCAGTATAATAACTGTATCAATGTTGTATTTTGCAAAAAGCCTTATTCTGTGTTCTAACGAGGTAAGAAGTGGTGAAATATGTTTAGTCATATGTATAATGGTATCGGGGTGAGGGTAGAATGTTAATACGACAGATTGCTTTTTAAGCATCTGTGCCTGTTTTATGACCGTTTTTAGTATTTTCTGATGTCCCCTGTGCACACCATCAAACACACCTATTGCAACAGCACAATTTTGTAGAGGTTTTTTAATTCTATCTATATTCCAATATATTTTCATCCACCTACTTTTTGGAAATCACAAGGACCTGTTGCACGGTTTTTAAGTTTTTGTTCTATTCTTATTTTTATTTCTTCTATTATATTGCCATCATTGTCTGTAAGTTTTACGCCGATATATTCTTCTTGTCCAGCCCCTGTCCCTGTATCTGTATCACCGTCAGGCAGATGACCAACTGAGACTGGAATAGTTATATCTGTTCCCTTATCAGGACTGAGGATTGGAAGATAAATAGAGACATAAATAGCAGTACTTTTGTTTTTATATGAAAAAGATAGTCTGCATTCTTTAATAGTTGATGGGCTTAAAAAATGAAATGTTGTTTGTTTATTATTTCTTTCTAAAAAAACAGCAATACTTTTTGAGATATACAAGACCTCTGACGAATTTTTGCAGTTCATTACAAATAAAGGAAATCTTATCTGTTCTGTGGCTTGTTTTTCAAAAAGATAAGAGAGCCTGATAATACTTGCATCCTTATCGGCTTCGTAGTTTACTTTAAGACCGTCTGTTACTTCTCCACCTATAAAAACAGAATCTTTTTGGTATCCCCACCATTTATCCTGTAAATAAAACTTACCTCCGGGTTTTAGAAACAGTGTTGGTGTGTATACTAGATTTTGTTCACTTGTGTTTTTTATCAGGACAGATATATCAAGAAATGCCTCATCTTTTTTTAATCCCATCCATCTTTTTAAAGAATGGCCTTGAAAATCAGAAGAAACAACGCCCCTGAATTCATCACCCTTTTTTATAATTTCCCCCTCATAAAAAATCCCTTTTACAGGATTATCAATACTTAAAAATCTATCCTCGTATCCGCCCGGGAGGACATTAAACATCTCAAAAGGCAAATCTTCAAATATCTTTTTTTTCTCTATAACAGGCAGGCGCAGAATTGAATCCACATATGTTCCTAATTTGATAATCCTTCCGTTTTCATTTGGAGTAATTACGCAAGTGATATACGGGTTTGATATATGCCACATCAGAATATCATTGTCTTTTTCAATCCTAATATCAATACCACTATGTAGACTGCGGGCTATAAAAAATATTATTAAAATCAAACCAAATCTCATTATCCCTCTGTGCCTTATGGCAAAACTTCCTGCAACAAGGGCTTCTCAGTTAGCCCGGCTTTTTTTAGCATCAGATATGTCTGTTGATTTTTTATGTTTTGTGTCTGTATCTGTTCCATTCCTTGTTTTTTTTCAAAAACAGGCACATTTTTCCATATAATCCTTATCATATGTGTCTTTTTTGGTTCCAGTATAAAAGACACCTCTTTTCTGTCCCCGATGCTTATATTAGTTTTTGGTAATTTTTTATTGTCTATAAAAACACTTATATCACTTGCGCCAAACATTTTTCCAACCACAGCCCGTGTAGTTTCCCGTATCTGGATTGAACAGGTTATATCTGCCACAACTGAAAAGAAACCGGATTCTTCTTGAACACTTATATCAACACTTGCGATTACATTTGTTCCTCGGGGAAATCCCAGTATGGGTTTAATAACAGAAATCTGTTCTTTTTTTATTTGTTCCGGTAAAATATGTTCTGTTGATATGGGAAAAGATATACCTGTTTTACTATTTTCAACGATATTTTTTGTTTGTTTTGAAAATATATCAGCAAACACATAATCATATACCCCTATATCAATATTTTGAACTTGTAAGGATTTTCTGTCTTTTATCCAGCCCACACACAGTGTTGTATCAATATCCCTGCCATATCTTGAAAACCATATTTTTTTCTGACCAGCCGATGCTTCTTGTTTGTAATTTTTGTCTATACTTATTGCAGGGATAGCCTGCCATCCTGAGTGGACAATATATTCAAGCACAGGCAGATACCTCAAGGTTTTCATTCTTCCAGATGCAAAATCCTCATCAGGAATAGCACCCCACTTAAAACACATTTCAAGCATATTGTTTTCTATTGCCCTAAATAACGCAATTATATCTTCTGGGTCCATAATCTCCCACCTTACATATTCTCCTATATCATCTTCTTCGGCTGGGATATTTAATGTAATGGGCTTACTACCGAGAAGAAGCCTCGTCTTCCTTAACTTTTCTTCATAGTCTTTTATATTTTTATAAAAATGCCCCCTGAATACAATACCATCAGAATAAAAAGGGATAAGGTATGATGGAACCTTGTTTGTTGATAATAGTTGCGTATTCAGTGTCACTGTTTGTTTGTTCTTTTTAAGTCTTCTTAAAAAATCAAAAAAAAGAGAAACCCTCACATCAGACATAACATAAGAACCCTCTGCGTCAAAGGACTTCCCGTATATTTTTTCAAGGGCTTCACCCCTGTGTTTTTCAGGCTCTGAATACTGGTATAAAAAACCATCAATATTGTCTGCCAGAAGTGACTTAAAAGTATTTTTGGTTTCTTCGTACTCCTGGATGGAAAAAAACTTATCTGCAAAAGCATGCAGATTTGCATATTCCATAGATTTTGAAGTGGTAAAAATCTCAGGGAAAAAATTATAATAAAAGTCTAATGCCCTTAAATATCCGAGGTCTGCAGGGAAGAAATACCTTACAAATTGTATAACCTCTGTTGTTTTTGGCTCTATTGAAAGCCTTATACCAAAATAAAATTTATTCCCCTTTTTTCTTGTTAGAAAAGATGAAAATCTCTGGTGTGGCAGTATACCGACTGCAATGCCACTTTCTTTAGACCAGACACAGGACAAGGGAAATCTGCCCTTAATATCATCGGAGTATATATCCTTGCCATTGACTATGTGCATCTGCAAACCATCCCACAAGATAGAACCTTGCGGAACATCCTCAACCTGCCATATGTACAGAAACAGTCTTTCTTCTTTTATATTTTGTAGAGTTAGACGGAGTATTTGCATATCAGCCCTTTTCATTTTTTCAAGTCTGATCTTAAATCTTTCCGTTTTATCTCTCACTGGAAGGCGCGCCTTTTCCCATTCAAGAGAATAGAGAATGTTGTTATCTTTGGATTCAATAAGAACAGGTGCAAACAACGGAGAAGGCATAAGCAACAGGATAAACAAAATAAACAAACAAAACTTCTGCATATACAGTATTATAAAACAATACACTGGAAATATCAATCTTGAAATAAGGATTTATTTGGTTTACTATATATCAGTATGGACAGGGTATTACTGACTAATGACGATGGTATAAATGCTCCAGGAATAATGGCTGCATATAAGAGTTTAAAAAAAGATTTTCAGGTTATTGTTGTTGCTCCTGAATCAGAACAAAGTGCGGTAGGACATGCCATAAGCATATCAAACCCATTAAGGGTAAGAAAACTTAACGGCAATATTTCAGGATATGCTGTCCAGGGAACTCCCGCAGACTGTGTAAAAATAGCAGTAAGAGCTCTTCTAAAACACAAGCCCGATGTGATTGTGTCGGGGATAAACCAGGGGCCAAACCTTGCAATGGATATAATATATTCGGGAACCGTATCTGCTGCAACAGAGTCTGCGATACTTGGTATCCCATCTGTTGCAGTCTCGCTTGTAAGTTATCAGAGCAAAGACTTTTTTGTGGGTGCGGAATTTATAAGAAGGTTTGTAAAGGTTGTTGTGAAAAACAAACCTCCGAAAGGTACAATATTTAATATAAATGTTCCTGCCATAAATAAAAAAATGATAAAAGGTGTTCGAATAACAAAACAGGGCAAGTCAAGGTATGTTGAAACCTTTGATAAAAGGACAGACCCTCGAGGAAAGATATACTACTGGCTTGCTGGTGAAATGATAGAGTTTGAAGAAACACAGGATGATGACACTTATGCAATAAAAAACGGATATATATCAGTAACCCCCATAAGATTTGAAGTTACAAATTATCAATTTATTAAAGAAATGGAAAGGTGGAACCTGAAGTGAAAATAGGAATAATTTCCGATACACATGATAATATCCCGAAAATAAAAAGTGCAGTAAAGATTTTTAAAGAAAAAAGTGTGGGACTTATTTTACATGCAGGAGATTTTATTGCACCTTTTTCGCTTGTTCCAATAATTGAAAGCAGTATTGAGTGGTATGGTGTGTTCGGGAATAATAATGGTGAAAAAACAGGGCTTATGGAGAAGTCAAAGGGAAAAATAAAACAAGGACCATGGGAAATACTTGTAGACAATAAAAGAATTCTTCTTGGACATAATATTGCTGAAATATCACAACGGTTTTCTGGATATGATATCATAATTTGTGGCCATACACATAACCTTGTGGTGGAAAAACAGGATAACACTCTTATAATAAACCCTGGCGAATGTGGCGGATGGTTATATGAAAAGTCAACTGTTGTCCTATTAGATACAGAAGATATGCAGCATCAGATATGTGAAGTGTAAAAGATAGTAAAAAACAGAAAAGGGTTTTGTTGTGTGCACTTCTTAAGAGATATATAAAGATGAGATTTAAATCAATTCAGCCTTGATATTAAACTGATGGAAAAAGATATTTTTAAAACCTGTTTTACTCCATATGATATAAGAGGAAAGTTTCCAGAGCAGATTAGCGAAGATGTAGCATACAAGATTGGTGTTGCATATGCAAATGAGTTTAACACAGGTGGCCCTGTTAAAAGGATTGCGGTGGGAAGAGATGTTAGGTTTTCAAGTCCAGCAATTTCAAAGGCTTTGATAAAAGGATTAAATGACGGCGGCGTGGATACTCTTGATATAGGGTTATGCGGAACAGAGGTTGTATATTTTACATCTACACTACCGGATATTGATGGTGGGATTATGGTAACCGCAAGTCATAATCCTAAAGAATATAATGGAATGAAAATTGTCCTAAAAGATGCTGTTCCGGTGGTATCTGACACAGGACTTAAAAATATAGAAGAAAGGCTCATAAGCGGCAATCTTAAATATTCTGTTAAGAAGGGGCAAACGATGAAGTTTGACCCTACAGAGTTGTATTTGAAAAAACTTTTTCAGTTCTTAGAAGAAAGCAG
The sequence above is a segment of the bacterium Unc6 genome. Coding sequences within it:
- a CDS encoding riboflavin biosynthesis protein RibF yields the protein MKIYWNIDRIKKPLQNCAVAIGVFDGVHRGHQKILKTVIKQAQMLKKQSVVLTFYPHPDTIIHMTKHISPLLTSLEHRIRLFAKYNIDTVIILKFTEKLCNKKAEDFIRDIFNNKIKAKIVVVGTDWKFGKNTKGDIKTLKRFGKKLNFDVIGIKPVKVCGENCRSSAIRNLIKSGFLKKADSLLGRRFSIMGDVGHRYGMGKKLGFPTANINIHNEILPPQGVYSAMVRCMPEIKKSSNKYYNLPIYKTQSRAFYAVLSIGTRPTFAKSKKIEVEAHIFNIKKKLYGKTIEIIPIDFIRKQKKYKNEKALIKAISKDVEIVKKISAGVY
- a CDS encoding 5'/3'-nucleotidase SurE, with product MDRVLLTNDDGINAPGIMAAYKSLKKDFQVIVVAPESEQSAVGHAISISNPLRVRKLNGNISGYAVQGTPADCVKIAVRALLKHKPDVIVSGINQGPNLAMDIIYSGTVSAATESAILGIPSVAVSLVSYQSKDFFVGAEFIRRFVKVVVKNKPPKGTIFNINVPAINKKMIKGVRITKQGKSRYVETFDKRTDPRGKIYYWLAGEMIEFEETQDDDTYAIKNGYISVTPIRFEVTNYQFIKEMERWNLK